One genomic segment of Nitrospirota bacterium includes these proteins:
- a CDS encoding sensor histidine kinase: MSSHIYNKLKAQWDTAKAQIEIADTAFIVLRSIVFAGGVGWLLFLDISKEPAWGISGLFVYFAVYSLIVYFWLFVFPQRKRIIYLLSLCLDLSFISLLVNLTGGFDSEFFSGFYLMTALYAFYYGHIIGTCVAAVSAILYFLSSGAKLTEFQWNDFYIKAAVLFLIAVPIGMLSNRLKKDKGRIENLNKDLQKSIDALRNLQGRIVQAEKFAAIGRVTADIAHDIRNPLTSIGGFARRLNKKFPGGTKEKGYTDLMISEVDRLERILKDVLIFSREARFSLRYFNINEVIREALNAFSSMLDEQSIQVKENLDLSLPPVLIDKDQAVQAVNNIIGNAIDAMHEGGTLGVSTFMRRMYDADYVVVEIADTGYGIPNDKLDIIFEPFFTTKKIGTGTGLGLSICKKIMDEHNGLVIVESMQGKGAVFRLFFPYQSQEEAVKTMCWEFQKCGVEKTEGAAVMKCAAYPNYGRMCWVVAGTFCGKKVSGAIAQKLGDCRKCEFYQRIVMRKDI; encoded by the coding sequence ATGAGCAGCCATATTTATAATAAATTAAAGGCGCAGTGGGACACAGCTAAAGCCCAAATAGAAATTGCCGATACTGCATTTATCGTTCTGCGCAGCATTGTATTTGCCGGAGGGGTTGGCTGGCTTTTATTTTTAGACATTTCAAAAGAGCCGGCATGGGGTATCAGCGGTCTTTTTGTTTATTTTGCCGTATACAGTCTCATTGTATACTTCTGGCTTTTTGTTTTTCCGCAGAGGAAGAGAATTATTTATCTGCTTTCGCTTTGCCTTGATCTTTCTTTTATATCGCTGCTTGTAAATCTGACAGGCGGATTTGACAGCGAGTTTTTCAGCGGGTTTTATCTGATGACGGCGCTGTATGCTTTTTACTACGGGCATATCATAGGCACCTGTGTGGCGGCTGTGTCGGCAATACTTTACTTTTTAAGCAGCGGAGCCAAGCTTACGGAATTTCAGTGGAATGATTTTTATATTAAGGCTGCAGTACTTTTTTTAATAGCCGTGCCTATCGGCATGCTTTCCAACAGGCTCAAGAAGGACAAGGGCAGGATAGAAAATCTCAATAAGGATCTGCAAAAGTCCATAGATGCGCTTAGGAATCTCCAGGGACGGATTGTGCAGGCTGAAAAATTTGCCGCCATCGGCCGTGTTACTGCGGATATAGCCCACGATATCAGGAATCCGTTGACATCAATAGGCGGGTTTGCCAGAAGGCTGAATAAAAAATTTCCCGGAGGCACAAAGGAAAAGGGGTATACCGACCTTATGATTTCCGAGGTGGACAGGCTTGAAAGGATACTAAAGGATGTCCTTATATTTTCACGGGAAGCGAGGTTCAGCCTCCGGTACTTTAATATTAATGAAGTAATAAGGGAGGCGCTGAATGCCTTTTCAAGCATGCTGGACGAGCAGTCAATTCAGGTGAAAGAAAATTTAGATTTGTCGCTTCCGCCTGTCCTGATAGACAAGGATCAGGCAGTTCAGGCGGTAAATAATATAATTGGCAATGCAATAGACGCAATGCATGAGGGCGGGACTTTAGGTGTAAGCACTTTTATGCGGCGTATGTACGATGCTGACTATGTTGTTGTTGAAATTGCGGATACCGGATACGGCATACCTAACGATAAATTGGATATTATATTTGAGCCTTTCTTTACAACCAAAAAAATCGGCACAGGCACCGGCCTTGGTCTTTCCATCTGCAAAAAAATTATGGACGAACATAATGGATTAGTAATAGTGGAAAGCATGCAGGGCAAGGGAGCTGTTTTCAGGCTGTTCTTCCCGTATCAAAGCCAGGAGGAAGCTGTTAAGACAATGTGCTGGGAATTTCAAAAATGCGGCGTTGAGAAGACAGAAGGAGCTGCGGTGATGAAATGCGCCGCATATCCCAACTACGGCAGGATGTGCTGGGTGGTTGCAGGGACCTTCTGCGGCAAAAAAGTAAGCGGAGCCATCGCACAAAAACTGGGCGATTGCAGAAAGTGTGAATTCTATCAAAGAATCGTTATGCGAAAGGATATATAG